GGATGGCGTGCGATCGCGACCGCCGCGGCGGAACCTTCCACCGCCCGTCCCTGCACCCGTTCGCGCGCATACGCCAGCGCGTGCTGGTAGGCGCGCTCGGACACGCCGATGCCCTGCTGCCCGACCGAATAGCGGGCCGCGTTCATCATGATGAACATGTACTCCAGGCCGCGATTGAGCTCGCCGACCAGGTGGCCGACCGCGCCCTCGCCCGCCTCGCCCTTGCCCGAACCGTACAGCAGCACCGCGGTCGGGCTGCCATGGATGCCCAGCTTGTGTTCCAGCGAGGCGCACCAGACGTCGTTGCGCGGCCCCAGCGTGCCGTCGGCGCCGACCAGGAACTTGGGCACGATGAACAGCGAGATGCCCTTGACCCCGGGCGGCGCGTCCGGCGTGCGCGCCAGCACCAGGTGGATGATGTTCTCGGCCAGGTCGTGCTCGCCGTAGGTAATGAAGATCTTCTGGCCCGACAGGCGATAGCTGCCGTCTTCCTGGCGCACCGCGCGCGTGGCCACCTGCGCCAGGTCCGAGCCGGCCTGCGGCTCGGTCAGGTTCATCGTGCCGGTCCATTTGCCGCCGATGAGGTTGGGCACGAATTTCTTGCGCTGTTCCTCCGAACCCACCGTGAGGATGGCTTCGATCACGCCGTCGGTCAGCATCGGGCACAGCGAGAACGCCAGGCTGGCGGCCTGGATGTTCTCGCCGGGCGCGGCCGCCACCAACTTGGGCAGGCCCTGCCCGCCCCAGGCCTGCGGATGCTGCAAGCCCTGCCAGCCGCCGGCCGCGTAGTCCTTGAAGCCCTGCGCGTAACCCGGCGTGGCGGTCACCTGGCCATCGTTCCAGACCGGCGGCCGCGTATCGCCGGGCACGTTCAGCGGCGCGATCGCCTGCTCGACGAAACGGCCGTTTTCTTCCAGGATGGCGTCCACCAGATCGGGCGTCACCTCTTCGAAGCCGGGCAGTTTGAGCACGTCGTCCAGGCCGGCCAGTTCGTTCAGCGCGAAGCGGAAATCCTTCAGCGGGGTAAGGTAGGGCATCTTGTCTCCATGAGCCTGCTCCCGTGACGGCGGGGGCGGCGGGGTGCGATGGGATGCCGCCTTGGGCGACGCGCGTGGCGCGGTCGATGGCGGTCTCGGTAGTTTCCCTAGCCTATGTTAAACCCTGGCTCCACGTCATGGGGCGAAGCACCCTGCCGGCGTCATCCGCCCAGGTGATGGGCCAGCGACACGATGATCGGCCCCAGCACCGGCAACAGGACGTTGGCGATGGCGTAGGTCACCGTGTAGCCCAGCAGTGGCACGGCGCTGCCGCTGGCGCCCAGGATGGCGCTGATGGCCGGCGTGCTGACGTGCTGGCCGGCGATGGCGCCCACCAGCAGCGGCCCTTCGATCTTGAGCAGCTTGTGGCCGACCCACAGCGACAGGCAGGCCGGTCCCAGCGACACCAGCAGCCCGATCAGCGGCAGCACGGCGCCATGCTCGCGGATCAGCGACACCGCCTCCGGCCCGGCCGACAGGCCGACGCAGGCGACGAACACCGCCAGCCCCAGATCCTTGAGCAGCTGCACCGCATTGGCCGGCATATGGCCCAGCGATGGCCGCTTGGCGTTGACCCAGCCGCACACCAGCCCGCTGACCAGCGCGCCGCCGCCGCTGCCGAGCGACACCGGAATGCCCCAGAGACGCGCGCTCAGCGCGCCGATCAGCAGGCCGACCAGGATGCCGAACGCCAGGAACACCAGGTCGGTGACGCCACTGCGCCGCAACTCGTTGCCCAGCGCCGCGCCCGCCTCCGACAGCTCGGGCTCGGCCCCCACCAGGGTCACCAGGTCGCCGTACTGCACCACCGTGGCCGGCGTGACCGGCAGCATGTGGCCGGAACGCTGGATCGATTGCAGGAACACGCCACGCGCGCGCTGGGCGCCGGGTCGCTTGGCCAGCTCGCCCACGGTATGGCCGTTGACCGCCTTCTTGCTGACGATGACCGACAGCTCGACCAGTTGCAGGTCGTCGGCGTGCGCCTCGGGCAGCTGGATCTCCGGCCCGATCACCGAGCCGGCCCGCAGCGCGAAGCGGCGCAGGCCCAGCACCACCACCACGTCGCCGGTGGCCAGCACGTCGTCGGGCGTCGGCTCGACCGCCTCGCCATTGCGCAGGATGCGGCTGATCGCGGTGCGGCCGCCCAGTTCCGCCTCGACCGCCGCCACCGTCTTGCCAGCGGCATCCTTGACCACGTGCGAGCGGCCCACCAGCCGCGGCAGGGTCGGCATGTTGATGTCGTCGGCTTCGCCCGAGGTCGCGCCGAGTTTTTCCTCCAGCGCCTTGGAGGCCTCGCGCAGGTTGATGCGCAGTAGCGCCGGCGCCACCTGGCTGGTGAAGAACACGATGCTGATCAGCCCCACCAGGTAGGTCAGCGTATAGGCCGTGGCGATATTGGCCTCCATCCGCTGCACGTCGGCATCGGCCAGGCCCAGGTGCTTGAGCGCCTCGGCGGCGGTGCCCACCACCGCGGACTCGGTCGCCGCACCCGCCGCCAGCCCGGCCGCGGTGCCCGCGTCCAGGCCGAACAGCGGCACGGCCGCCAGCACCACGGTCAGCACCAGCACCGCCTCGATCAGCGGCAGCAGGATGTAGCGCAGGCTGGACCGGTTCAGGTTGGCGAAGAACTGCGGCCCACCCGAATAGCCCATGGCGAAGATGAACAGGGCGAACGCGACCTCCTTCAGGTCGCCGCGCATCTGGCAACCCGTCTGGCCGATCAGCAGGGCGACGATGAGCGTGCCGCACACGCCCCCCAGCTGGATCGGCCCGACCTTGAGCTTGCCGATCAGGTATCCCAACCCCACCGTCAGGAACAGCACCGCGATGGGAACGTTATTGAAAAACCCGATGGAGCACGTCATGAGGTCATGTCACCCTGGATGTGGTGGCGGCAGGCTACGACTTGATCCCTTTCTTGGCGGAACGCTCGGCCTTGGCGGCCTGTTTGACGGCCTGTTTCACCGCCTTCTTGGCCGCCTGCTTGCCTCCCGCCTTGCGCTTGGCGGCCGCGGCCTTGACCTTCTGGCCCTTGCCCGCGGTGGGGCCCGAACGCACCAGCTGGCCGGCCTTCCAGGCTTCGACGTATTCGGTGGCGGCGTCGACCATGTGCTTGCCGATCTTGGAATAGTCGCCGTCATCCAGGTTGGCCAGCGAAATGCGGATCGACCACGGCGGGCCGCCGAAGCCGCCGCCGTCCATCAGCACCACGCCTGACTTCTCGGCCAGGCGGAACAGGAAGTCGACCGGCTCGTAGTTCGACGTCATGTACTTGCAGAAGGCGTCGCCGTAGGTGTTCCTGGCCCACACCATGAAGTCCAGTTCGACGTAGTACCAGCCGCGCATCGGGTCTTCCGGCGGCAGCGGCGCCCCCAGCCCGCGCCACAGCGCGTCGCGCCGGGCGCGCACGATCTGCATGGTCAGGTGCTTGTAGGCGTCCTTCAGGTCCAGCAGGTGCGACAGCGCGAAGAAGCCCATCTGCACCTGCTGCGGCAGCGACAGGCCGGCCGTGTGGTTCAGCGCCACGTTGCGGCTGTCGGCCACCAGCCGGTCGATGAACTTGAGCTTCTCCGGCTCCATGGTCATGGCGCCGTAGCGCTTGTTCAGGCGGTTCTTCCACGACGCCGGCAGCTCGGCGATGCGGCGGTCCATGGTGTTCTTCTCGTGGGTCGCGATCACGCCCAGGCGCCAGCCGGTGCAACCGAAGTTCTTCGAGAACGAATACACGCAGATGGTGTTGTGCGGCACCTCGGCCATCAGCGAACGGAAGTTGGGCACGAAGGTGCCGTACACATCGTCCGTCACCAGCACCAGGTCCGGATTCTTGCGGATCAGGCCCACGATCTGCTTCATCTCGACCGGGCTGAACGCGACCGACGGCGGATTGCTGGGATTGACCGTCACCGCCAGCTTGATCTTCGGGTTCTCGAGCTTGGCGATCTCCGAGGCCGGATAGTGCCAGTCATGGGTGCCGTCGGCGCGCACGCTGCTGGCGTTGATGGCCACGATCTTGAACTGGAAGCGCTCCAGGTGCGCGATCTCGATGTAGGGCGTGAAGGTCGGCAGGAACAGCGCGATGGTGTCGCCCTGCTTGAGCAGGCCGTTCTGCATCAGCGAATCGAAGATGTAGCACATGGCCGCGGTGCCGCCCTCGACCGGGAACAGGTCGAACTTGCCCTTGGGCGGACGGCCGTCGCACATTTCCTTGATCAGGTAGTCGTGCACCACCTGCTCCAGGTGCACCAGCGCGCGCGGCGGCACCGGATAGTTGTCGCCGATGACGCTGTCGGTCAGCTCATGGATCCACTCGTCGGGCACGAAGTTCTTGATCTTCACGCCGTACTCCAGCACCCCCGCCAGGAAGTCCGCGCCCGCCGCCCCCTTGTTCTTGGACAGGAACTTGCGCAGGCGGTCGGCGCAGCCCTTCTTGGGCGGCATGCCCGCCAGGATCACGTCGTCGCGCACCCGGCGCGCTTCCTTCATGGCGAACTGGCCCAGCAGGAAAAAGGCGTCGCGCGGCTCGGTGGCGATCCAGTTGGGATTGCCGCGGCCGGCGTTCAACATGGTCAAGACGGCGGTCTGCTGGCTGTCCTTGGCCAGCGTGATCAGGTAGTCCTTCAGTTCGAAGGGCGACAGTTGCTCCAGGTCGCGCTGGCGCGAACGGGTGGTTTTCAGGGCCGAGGCCAGGCTGACGGTGAGAGGCGCGGTGGAAGCCATTGTTCAGTACTCCTGGTTTGCGATTGACAGGCGCGGCGGAAGATCCCGCTAGGTCATGAGCATGACGATGACAATGCCCCAGATGATGAGCAGGGTATTGCCGATGGCGTACGGCACCGTGTAGCCCAGAGCGGGCACCTGGCTCTTGGCGGTCTCGGTGATCTGGCCGATGGCGGCCGTGGTGGTGCGGGCCCCGGCGCAGACGCCCAGCACGATGGCCGGATGGAACTTGAACACGTAGCGGGCGATGTACACCCCCAGGATCATCGGGATGCTGGTGGCGATGATGCCGGCGATGAAGAGCTTGGCCCCCAGCTGCTGGAAGCCCTGCACGAAGCCCGGCCCGGAACTGATGCCAACCACCGCCACGAACGCGGTCAGGCCGACCGATGTCAGGAACCAGTGCACCGGTTCCGGCACGCGGCCGAAGGTCGGATGCACCGACCGCAGGTAGCCGAAGATCAGGCCGGCGATGAGCGAGCCGCCCGAGGTCGACAGCGTGATCGGGATGCCCCCTACGGTCAGCACCAGCGTGCCGAACAGGCCGCCCAGCAGGATGCCGAAGCCCACGAACACCATGTCGGTCTGCTCGGTGGCGCGGTCCACGTAGCCGACCTTGCCGACCACCCGTTCGACGTCGCGCTTGGCGCCCAGGATGAAGAGGCGGTCGCCGCGGTCGAGCTTCAGGCCCCAGTTGACCGGCATCTCGTGGCCGCCGCGCACCACTTTGCGCAGGAACACGCCGCGCCCCAACTGGCGCACCGACTCCATTTCGGAGATTTCCTTGACCGTCTTGCCGGCCAGGTTCTTGTTGGTCAGCACCACCTCGATGATCTCGGCCGGCAGGTTGAGCAGGTCGCGATCCTCGACCTCGACGCCGATGATGCCGGCCGCCTGCAGCACCAGCGCGTCATGCCGTCCGGTCACGCCCAGCACGTCGCCGGCCTGCAGCACCGTGGTGGAGTCGTTGTCGATGATCTGGTCGCCGCGGCGG
The window above is part of the Achromobacter deleyi genome. Proteins encoded here:
- a CDS encoding acyl-CoA dehydrogenase produces the protein MPYLTPLKDFRFALNELAGLDDVLKLPGFEEVTPDLVDAILEENGRFVEQAIAPLNVPGDTRPPVWNDGQVTATPGYAQGFKDYAAGGWQGLQHPQAWGGQGLPKLVAAAPGENIQAASLAFSLCPMLTDGVIEAILTVGSEEQRKKFVPNLIGGKWTGTMNLTEPQAGSDLAQVATRAVRQEDGSYRLSGQKIFITYGEHDLAENIIHLVLARTPDAPPGVKGISLFIVPKFLVGADGTLGPRNDVWCASLEHKLGIHGSPTAVLLYGSGKGEAGEGAVGHLVGELNRGLEYMFIMMNAARYSVGQQGIGVSERAYQHALAYARERVQGRAVEGSAAAVAIARHPDVQRMLLTMKALTEAARAVSYVTAAAHDKGTHHPDPEQRARNRAFYEYMVPVVKGFSTESAVEVASLGVQVHGGMGYIEETGAAQYYRDARILPIYEGTTAIQANDLVSRKTQRDAGATAYAAIAAMRETLRAVEAESSRAAASERDGLRLLRDNLDSAIQAYEAGVEFILEQSAANIRAVYSSSVPYLMLAGVVHGGWQMARAVLVCRRRLAAGSTDPFHREKLATGLFYAAHILPRALALSVAVRAGVVADACGAAANIA
- the aspT gene encoding aspartate-alanine antiporter, whose translation is MTCSIGFFNNVPIAVLFLTVGLGYLIGKLKVGPIQLGGVCGTLIVALLIGQTGCQMRGDLKEVAFALFIFAMGYSGGPQFFANLNRSSLRYILLPLIEAVLVLTVVLAAVPLFGLDAGTAAGLAAGAATESAVVGTAAEALKHLGLADADVQRMEANIATAYTLTYLVGLISIVFFTSQVAPALLRINLREASKALEEKLGATSGEADDINMPTLPRLVGRSHVVKDAAGKTVAAVEAELGGRTAISRILRNGEAVEPTPDDVLATGDVVVVLGLRRFALRAGSVIGPEIQLPEAHADDLQLVELSVIVSKKAVNGHTVGELAKRPGAQRARGVFLQSIQRSGHMLPVTPATVVQYGDLVTLVGAEPELSEAGAALGNELRRSGVTDLVFLAFGILVGLLIGALSARLWGIPVSLGSGGGALVSGLVCGWVNAKRPSLGHMPANAVQLLKDLGLAVFVACVGLSAGPEAVSLIREHGAVLPLIGLLVSLGPACLSLWVGHKLLKIEGPLLVGAIAGQHVSTPAISAILGASGSAVPLLGYTVTYAIANVLLPVLGPIIVSLAHHLGG
- a CDS encoding bifunctional aspartate transaminase/aspartate 4-decarboxylase; the encoded protein is MASTAPLTVSLASALKTTRSRQRDLEQLSPFELKDYLITLAKDSQQTAVLTMLNAGRGNPNWIATEPRDAFFLLGQFAMKEARRVRDDVILAGMPPKKGCADRLRKFLSKNKGAAGADFLAGVLEYGVKIKNFVPDEWIHELTDSVIGDNYPVPPRALVHLEQVVHDYLIKEMCDGRPPKGKFDLFPVEGGTAAMCYIFDSLMQNGLLKQGDTIALFLPTFTPYIEIAHLERFQFKIVAINASSVRADGTHDWHYPASEIAKLENPKIKLAVTVNPSNPPSVAFSPVEMKQIVGLIRKNPDLVLVTDDVYGTFVPNFRSLMAEVPHNTICVYSFSKNFGCTGWRLGVIATHEKNTMDRRIAELPASWKNRLNKRYGAMTMEPEKLKFIDRLVADSRNVALNHTAGLSLPQQVQMGFFALSHLLDLKDAYKHLTMQIVRARRDALWRGLGAPLPPEDPMRGWYYVELDFMVWARNTYGDAFCKYMTSNYEPVDFLFRLAEKSGVVLMDGGGFGGPPWSIRISLANLDDGDYSKIGKHMVDAATEYVEAWKAGQLVRSGPTAGKGQKVKAAAAKRKAGGKQAAKKAVKQAVKQAAKAERSAKKGIKS
- the aspT gene encoding aspartate-alanine antiporter; translated protein: MEWFFDTLRKYPELAIFLTLGLGYWIGAKKIFGFNLGAVTGTLLVGVLVGQLDITIAPIVKQVFFLLFLFGLGYGVGPQFFRGMKSDGLPQVIFAVVICVICLLVTWGTAVGFGFDAGTGAGLLSGAQTISAVMGVATDTINGLGIDAATKKKWIDSIPVAYAVCYIFGTVGSAWLLASLGPKLMRVDIVKECKEYEAKMSGGADSMELSGYRKFTARAYKLDHPEFVGKTVGDLESRFVEARVFVERIRRGDQIIDNDSTTVLQAGDVLGVTGRHDALVLQAAGIIGVEVEDRDLLNLPAEIIEVVLTNKNLAGKTVKEISEMESVRQLGRGVFLRKVVRGGHEMPVNWGLKLDRGDRLFILGAKRDVERVVGKVGYVDRATEQTDMVFVGFGILLGGLFGTLVLTVGGIPITLSTSGGSLIAGLIFGYLRSVHPTFGRVPEPVHWFLTSVGLTAFVAVVGISSGPGFVQGFQQLGAKLFIAGIIATSIPMILGVYIARYVFKFHPAIVLGVCAGARTTTAAIGQITETAKSQVPALGYTVPYAIGNTLLIIWGIVIVMLMT